tcattatattaagaagagaaTGATTTGAAAGAGTACAGCAACGTTCGGACGTCTAAACACGCCGGCGGGATTTGACAATAGAAATCTTGCAGGATTTCTTGCTGTTGCTGATACTTTTTCTGAACTTTGACACCAGAAATCTTGCTGTTGCTGATAACCACAATGGCTTTCTTGCAGGATTTGCAATACTGAGCTTGAAGTTGAAAGTGATGTGGTAGTTGAAGTAGGAAAGATATCTTTCCATCTCCACAAGGTACATGTGCATGTACATTTTCCCCATCTCGTTCTTTTCTAGCACATCATGCCAATCATTTTTTCAGTGTTGTAATTAGCTTTCTCAAATATGGCGAAACCTTGCTGCATTGTGCTCCATGGCCTGAATTGCAGATTTGCAGATAATATCACATTAAAATGTCAGATAACTTGGAAACTTTCAGTACGCGCATTTTCTGCACACTGACAACGTTTAAACAGTGTCTGTACTTTTTGTCTTGTTCAGTCTCCATTGATAAACCGTAGCGGCACGCTGCAAAAGCTGATAAACGAGGCCACCAGCGATGACGACGCCGGCAAACCGTGCACGGTCCGGCTGGACGACGTCCCCGGCGGCCCTGAGGCCTTCCGGCTGGCTGCCATGTTCTGCTACGACGTCAGGATGGAGCTGAACGCGGGGAACGTCGTGCCGCTGCGATGCGCAGCCGAGCACCTAGCCATGACCGAGGACTACAGCGAGGGGAACCTCGTGGAGCAGGCCGAGGCCTTCCTCTCCCAAGTGCTGGGCACCTGGAACGACGCCGTGCGCGCGCTGCACGCGTGCGACGCCGTGCTCCCCGACGCCGAGGACCTCCTCATCGTGCCGCGGTGCATCGACTCGCTGGCGAGCAAGGCCTGCGCCGACCCGACCCTCTTCGGGTGGCCCATGCTGGAGTACTACACGGCGAAGAGCCTCGAGGAGACGGTGGTCTGGAACGGCATCAGCGCCGCCGGGAAGCCGCGGCCCCTGGGCGCGGACTGGTGGTACAAGCAGGCGTCGTCGTTGAGGCTGCCGGTGTATAAGAGGCTCATCGCGGCGGTGCGGTCAAAGGGCATGAGCCCCGAGAACGTCGCCGGCTCGCTGATGCACTACGCGAGGCGCCACCTCTCCGGGCTCAAGCGGCGGGGAGATAACAGCGACggcagcagctgcagcggcgcgccggcgacgacgacggccgtGCTCTCGGACGGTGACCAGAGGGCCCTCCTCGAGGAGGTCGTCGCGCTGCTCCCGGCCGAGAAGGGCGTCGCCCCGACGCGGTTCCTGCTCGGCTTGCTCCGCACAGCCACGGTCCTGCACGCCAGCGCGGCGTGCCGGGACGCTCTGGAGAGGAGGGCCGGCAACCAGCTGGAGGAGGCCATGTTGGAGGACCTGCTGATACCCAACACCGTCTACTCCGCGGAGACGCTCTACGACGTGGACAGCGCGCAGCGGATGCTGGAGCAGTTCATGATGACGAGCGCGTCGGCGTTCGCCGCGTCGCCGGAGATCATGGACGAGGGGCAGCTGGTGGACGCCCCCTCGGCCGAGCTCATGCCGGTCAGCACGGTGGCCAAGCTCGTCGACGGGTACCTCGCGGAGGTCGGCACGGACGCCAACCTCAAGCTCTCCAAGTTCCAGACCATCGCCGCGCTCGTCCCGGACTACGCCCGGGCAGTCGACGACGGCCTCTACCGCGCCATCGACATCTATCTCAAGGTAAAGCGGCAGCTCATCATCACCTTTCTTGAATCGATTGAGGCATTGAGCCATGCCCGTGGCGCGCGTGCAGGCGCACCCGTGGCTGACGAACTCGGAGCGGGAGCAGCTGTGCCGGCTGATGAACTGCCAGAAGCTGTCGCTGGAGGCGTGCACGCACGCGGCGCAGAACGAGCGGCTGCCGCTGCGCGTCGTGGTGCAGGTGCTCTTCTTCGAGCAGCTCCGGCTGCGCACGACGGTGGCCGGGTGGTTCTTCGTGTCGGACAACGCCGACCAGGGCTCCAGCTCCGACAACTGCGTGCTGCCACGGAAGACCCACGACGATGTGGACTTGGCTGCAGGGTCGGAGACGACGGACGAGGGCGGCTTCGCGGCGGCCCAGTCTGGCGAGCTGTCGCCGGCGATGAGCGTGGAGGAGGTCCGACAGAGGGTGTCGGAGCTGGAAGAGGAGTGCTCGAGCGTGCGGCAGGAGATCCACAAGCTCGGGAAGCCCAAGAGCGCCCTGAGCCGGCTGTTCGGGAAGCTCGGGCTCGGCGGGAGGTCGTCGtcgcgggagcgggagcgggaggagCCGTTGCCGCTGCCGGGCTCCAGCGACAAGAGGCGCATGTCCTTTGGATGTTAACGTGGGAATTGGGAAGGTTTAGGCGCGAGTTGTTCGATGATTTATCTTCAAATGTAGGTAGAAAGTGCATTTGATTAATTCTATTTAACTCCTTTTGCAGAACAGGTGACTTTTAGAACGGGCATGTATCTTCTTTTTAGGGAACTCTGAACATTCTTAAGATTTCCCATACTGCTTCGACCTGCTACAGTCCTACTCATATCTAATCCGTCCACTAGATGACTACACACCGTGTAGACGGCTACATGAATACATGACTAACAGCAAAGAATCATTTGGCATACGTAAACTCAATCAGTTGATAACACTATAGCCTGTAAAAGGATTACATTCTGCAATTGCACCCAAAAGGCACTGCTTTAAGTGGCGACTGCAATGTCAGAACAGCAAGTAGCTACAGGGCAAAACTTATTAGCTCTGTTTACACGAGGAAAGTTAAGCAGGGCCCGCTGGAGACCGAGTGGCTCCCTATAGTATCTGATTTTCTCATTCACCACCCACCCATGTGCCGCATGGTCTGGGAAAAATATGCGGTTGCACAGAATACTGAAACCAGCAATATCCCCGTTGAACAAAAAGGGAAAATCCGACGGTCAAAATAAAGAGAATGTGGTCGAAGAAGCACAAGCATGAAGGAGAGCAAGTGTCTGCTCGGCGATTGCACGTTTCCTCGCCTGTTTAACCCACTCGGTAGCTATTTCCGCTGCTTCACTTCCATGTAACCCTCCTTCCAAGGCCTCGGCTGCTGTACTCAAGTCTCCATCTACGATCAAGCTTTCCACTCTGTTTATAAGGGACTCGATGCCATCTCCAGAATTATCCTCTTTAATCTGGAAACCAATAGAATGATCAGAAACTCAGCTagaaataggatagcacaccaCCTCAGATATACTAATTAAGACTACAAGAGGCTCCCAGGGGGCAGCACAAATGGTGAAGCAACACAGTGCCTGCCCTAAAGTTAAACTGAGGTGTGCTATTGATTTCAGTGCTATCAGATCACTAGAATTCTTGACCACAAGTCAAAAATGCAATAGCAGACAAAATATTGCCAAACATCAATGCAGAAGTCATAAGTGCCCAATTACTTAGCTAGTTAGACAAAATACTGCGATAGGATTCACCTTGATGGAAGAAGCAACACGAGCAAGAGCATGTGTCAGGATTCCGCCACCTCCTGCTGGTATAAGGCTGAAATGTCTGATAGTTTCCTTCAAGGAGTTAAACTGCACATGAAAAAGTACAGTCATTTAGGCATTTAACTTGGGTGGCCAAACGATGGTTCTCAACAAGCATTCATGACATATTTTTGTGGTTCACAATCTTTGGATTATGAGTGCAAAAACTAGTCAGGGTTCACAAAACCAGAATCCAGGCTGTTGAGTACTGTGAGGTTAGTATTCCAAACTCCATAGTCCATTCAGAACAATAAGGCATGCGGCTATCATACATAAAACATCTCAATAAACAGTAGCTTGTTACATATTCAGTAAGGGTATGGACAGATGCATTCATGAAAATACCTTTTGTTTCAACTCCATCCGTGTATCTGACCCATAATCTAAAACATCTTCTGGAAGAGATGAAAGAGCCAATTCTAACAGTGAATCTTTGTCGATGCCTTCGACAGATTTACGCAATAGTTCCACCTCTGACCTGATTGGTGATCCACTGGATAAAGCATGTTCCAAAGCAAGAGTGCCCTGCAAGATAATAGCAAATTATGTCAGCATGAAATCTTAAAAAAGAAGATAAGATGACAATTATGCTTCAATAGTTAGAACTTGGAGGCAAGCACATAAGGAGTTACAAGGAAACTTACTAGAGCAAGCTTATGAACTGAATGACTCTGCCGAGCTTCTTCAGATCGTGCATAAAATGCCATACACAGCGCATCAATCTGAAacggaagcaaaaaaaaaacaaggttaGAGTAGAACCAAATACAAGCAAGCTGAAATTATGGATAACTTGTTTTTCTAGCAATTGAAGATATATACTGGCACAAAGGGCGCAGATAACTAAATTTTCTGCCTAGAATAATCATGTGCTGGGTAGAACATTGGAAGGTATTTGAGAGGTAGACTTTAAACAAATTGTTAGAACTGGAATAATCATGTGCTGGGTAGAACATTGGAAGGTATTTGAGCGGTAGACTTTAAACAAAATGTTAGAAAGCTGTATAGCAGTTAAAGATTTATACTGGCACAAAGAGACTATATAGTTAATTTGCTGCCTGGAACAATCTTGTATTGGATATAACATTGGGAAGGCACTTGAGTGGTAGActcttttacaaaaaaaaaaaaaagtgagaaAGCTGTGCTGTCAAGAACATAGTCCACAACATATGTTATGACATCTAGAAAGAGTCAAAGATGCTTGACCTATAGAAGTACAAATGCGGCCTACTGAGTAAccgaaataatttttttttacacgtCCAGTCATGTGCTGCTTCAACATCTTAATAGGAATCAGAGTTGGGATGGAAATATGAAACAAAGCGAGGACAGAATTTGCTACATACTGACAGGGAAATAATGCGATCTATTTCAAAATACTAAAATAGTCCACAATGTTCTAAATCGGGCCTACTACAACCACATGTGCATGCAACAAAGCATTTAAGTTAGCCAGGCCTCTGCATTGCATACCAACAGTGCAAAGCCAAATTTAAGAAAACAATGCCCCTAAGCCAAGCAAGACTATTAAACTGGGTGACATCATGTCCAATGGCTCTTTATAACACTGCAGACCCTAAAGAATATTGCATAAACTTCTTACATTGAGGTTTGCTTCAGCAATCTGTTCAATCTGGGTTGCTTTCTCTTTTGCAATAGCTGCAGCCAGTTCAGCTTTTGCCAACTCTTGAGCCTTTTCAATTTGTTGCTTTGTTTCTTCATCCTGTTAAATCAGCAAAACTGAGGTCAATTAGTTAATGAATTAGCATAAATAGATTAGAGAATCAATAGTAGGCAGAACAAATCTGACACACCTTCCTCTGCAGCTCATCCCTCAATTTTTGTTCAGCTTTTTCTTGAAGTTCCCTTACTGCAGCAGCATTCTTCAGTTTCTCTTTCTTCAATTCCTGAGAACATTGAGATAATTAAAAAACATGATAAAGATAAATAATTCatcgaaactcaatgcaaacaAGGTCCACTGAGTAGCACTATAGCATATTATTGAATAAAGTGAAGAACACCAATGCATGATGCATTTTACAATTCTGCTTTAGACTTAAGAGTGCCTTTTTCAAAGAAAACTAGGAAAACACAACTTTAAAGTATTACTCCGTCCCTCCGGTGGTATCTAGAATTTAAACAAGTATCCAAACTGCTGCATGCTAACAAATTCTCTCATGATATGGTTATTTTAGTTAATTTAAGTATTTATGTTATGATAGTCAAAGCCTCGGTTTAAGGCAATGAAAAGCAGTAAATACCTACACTTTGGAATCTAAGAAACCCAATATGGACCAAATCATGTCATATGGACCAAATCTGCTGCTTCATACCTTATCAAGAATTGCTGCCTCTTCTGCATACATTAGTTCCCTGGCCCTAGTGTCCTTCAGCTCCTTTTCATATTTCTCCTGAGAAAATGCAAGGAATAGCATATAGAAAGTAGTACTATCAAATACGTTGTTATAGAAAATAAAGAAGTCTTAGTCTTCACCATTGTTTGCAAATTGCTTAAAATCCATGACAATTACAAAAGGAAATGGTGAAAATAATGTAAACCACAAAGATAAACTAATGTCAAACCTTGCATTTGCAGCAAAATAAAGACCATAAACAAGGAAAAACAGAAATTGTAAATTGTAAACGCACACCTTCAACTTTCTTTTCTCTTCCGAATACATGTAAGCATCTGCATCTGCCTGCTTCTTTTCAGCAGCATGAATAGCCTCTATGATATCAAGTACAACTTTACCATCTTCGGAAGTTTTTTCAGGAACAATTTCATCCCTTCTAGTTTCCTTAGCAGCCTGTTTTTtcatagaaaaataaaagaaaaaaaggataaTCAGATAAATAACGAGGAAGAGATGTTATTTAAGTGTCATCATCAAGTTATTTCCAGCCACTTCTTTGTCCATAGAAAGTCCTTCATCAAGATTGTTACAGTCTAAAGTGATAAGGACTTTGAACTTACTGCATCTTTTGGAACATAGTATTCATCTTGCAGCAAATATGTCTCAGAAAGAGAATTCTGTTCCGTCGAATCAGCTCCTGAGAGGTCCTATGAACAAGGATTGATTCAAAGGTCAGAGACAACATCATAAACCACTGCAGAAACAAGAAAACACGGACAAGTTTCTCAACATCTGTACATGGAAACTACTAGAAACCCCAAGCAACATCATCAATCTCTAGACAGACACATTGCGTGTGTATAGTTTGTAGGTCTAGCATACACATGGAGGCGTGCGTCTGTGTGAGATTGGGTTTGTGCACGCACTCAGATACTACTGCTGTACCTTAGAAGCCCAGGCTAAAAAAATGTTTACGACAATGTAAGGAAAGCTGAACTGTGGGATCttctctgcaaaaaaaaaagccccAGTAGTTCTCAAATTAACAGTCATACAAATCAAAACCATCTCACTACCAAAAGTTGTTCAAGAGTGCCAGCTGTCTGACCAAATTAAATAGTCAGAAACAAATATAGACGCAAATATGCAACACGCCAACAACGAACCATAGGACCAGCACCTTATGAAGGGCGTACCTAATATGTAAACCAAACTGCAAGAGAATTTCATTTGCAATTTTTAGAATTTCATAAGATAAACATGACTCTTAATCATATAGCTAGGTCTAGTATCTAGATATTATAATCCATGCTAAACTCATAGAATCTGTCCAAATGCCATTTTGGACTATCAAATAGAAGATTATATTCTCTATCCATTAACAAGTAAATATTATGATAAGAAGGCAAACAATGAGAGCAAAGGAACCTATACCTTGGTTGCATCTACATCTGTGGGGGAATCATTGAAAAGACTACCTATTGTTGTGTTTGACTGTACTGTAGGAATTGTGCTGTCTGTCTTATCAGTTTGCTGTTCATGTGGAACTTCACCTGTTTCCTTATCATCAAGTACAAGTGGCTTTATCTCAACAGCCAGAGAATCTTGTGATGGCACTTTAGTATCAGATCCATGCTCATCTGGAACTGGATGTGTCTCGTGGGCTAGGATCTCTGATTTCTCTTCTTCTGCAGGAACAAGCTGATCCCCATCAGTTGGTGTCTCTGATGCACCCACCTCTTTGTTTGGAAGGTCCTTTGGAGTATGAGCCTCATTATTGCTAGCTTGAACAGTCTTGTTGTTAGGTTCTGATATGATTTGTGTCTGGTCAACCATTTGTTCAGAAGGAACCTTCAGAGCTTCATAAACCTTTGCGACATCTGGATTCTTGAAGCTAAATGGTAATTTCTTGTCCATCGATGAAAGATCTATATAACCAAGTTGATGTGCACGTGCACCCATAGCTGCAGCACCAACCACAAGAGTTCCAAGCACAAGCTTTGAAACATTGCTTCCTGACTGAGAAGGTTCTTCTTGAGGAGCTGGGGCAGTGTTCTGTGTTGAACTCTTTTGAGATGCCTTTGTCGAGTTGCTTCTGGATCTAAGGCATGTTGGACTCTGGGACAATAAAAAGGTTATTTCTCATTTCCACTGAACATATACTGTATAAACGAGTTTATGAAAGTAGCAGTAAAAAACCTACAACAGGTTATAGTCAGTATCCTACATGGAAAATCAAACAAATCGCTGGACCTAACAAGttaagataaaaaaaaatactaatagGAATTAACAAACAAACAACATGTTCACATGTGACATTACTCTAGTCTAGGTGAGATAGTATTCCAT
This sequence is a window from Panicum virgatum strain AP13 chromosome 7K, P.virgatum_v5, whole genome shotgun sequence. Protein-coding genes within it:
- the LOC120640360 gene encoding BTB/POZ domain-containing protein At5g03250-like; the protein is MAAATKVIGSKPSECFQFQDPNTWICNTELEVESDVVVEVGKISFHLHKSPLINRSGTLQKLINEATSDDDAGKPCTVRLDDVPGGPEAFRLAAMFCYDVRMELNAGNVVPLRCAAEHLAMTEDYSEGNLVEQAEAFLSQVLGTWNDAVRALHACDAVLPDAEDLLIVPRCIDSLASKACADPTLFGWPMLEYYTAKSLEETVVWNGISAAGKPRPLGADWWYKQASSLRLPVYKRLIAAVRSKGMSPENVAGSLMHYARRHLSGLKRRGDNSDGSSCSGAPATTTAVLSDGDQRALLEEVVALLPAEKGVAPTRFLLGLLRTATVLHASAACRDALERRAGNQLEEAMLEDLLIPNTVYSAETLYDVDSAQRMLEQFMMTSASAFAASPEIMDEGQLVDAPSAELMPVSTVAKLVDGYLAEVGTDANLKLSKFQTIAALVPDYARAVDDGLYRAIDIYLKAHPWLTNSEREQLCRLMNCQKLSLEACTHAAQNERLPLRVVVQVLFFEQLRLRTTVAGWFFVSDNADQGSSSDNCVLPRKTHDDVDLAAGSETTDEGGFAAAQSGELSPAMSVEEVRQRVSELEEECSSVRQEIHKLGKPKSALSRLFGKLGLGGRSSSREREREEPLPLPGSSDKRRMSFGC
- the LOC120641917 gene encoding uncharacterized protein LOC120641917 isoform X1 — protein: MLRRCVRDLRSLRSLARIPRPISGEVRGSVPVGLHSSPTCLRSRSNSTKASQKSSTQNTAPAPQEEPSQSGSNVSKLVLGTLVVGAAAMGARAHQLGYIDLSSMDKKLPFSFKNPDVAKVYEALKVPSEQMVDQTQIISEPNNKTVQASNNEAHTPKDLPNKEVGASETPTDGDQLVPAEEEKSEILAHETHPVPDEHGSDTKVPSQDSLAVEIKPLVLDDKETGEVPHEQQTDKTDSTIPTVQSNTTIGSLFNDSPTDVDATKDLSGADSTEQNSLSETYLLQDEYYVPKDAAAKETRRDEIVPEKTSEDGKVVLDIIEAIHAAEKKQADADAYMYSEEKRKLKEKYEKELKDTRARELMYAEEAAILDKELKKEKLKNAAAVRELQEKAEQKLRDELQRKDEETKQQIEKAQELAKAELAAAIAKEKATQIEQIAEANLNIDALCMAFYARSEEARQSHSVHKLALGTLALEHALSSGSPIRSEVELLRKSVEGIDKDSLLELALSSLPEDVLDYGSDTRMELKQKFNSLKETIRHFSLIPAGGGGILTHALARVASSIKIKEDNSGDGIESLINRVESLIVDGDLSTAAEALEGGLHGSEAAEIATEWVKQARKRAIAEQTLALLHACASSTTFSLF
- the LOC120641917 gene encoding DNA ligase 1-like isoform X2, yielding MLRRCVRDLRSLRSLARIPRPISGESPTCLRSRSNSTKASQKSSTQNTAPAPQEEPSQSGSNVSKLVLGTLVVGAAAMGARAHQLGYIDLSSMDKKLPFSFKNPDVAKVYEALKVPSEQMVDQTQIISEPNNKTVQASNNEAHTPKDLPNKEVGASETPTDGDQLVPAEEEKSEILAHETHPVPDEHGSDTKVPSQDSLAVEIKPLVLDDKETGEVPHEQQTDKTDSTIPTVQSNTTIGSLFNDSPTDVDATKDLSGADSTEQNSLSETYLLQDEYYVPKDAAAKETRRDEIVPEKTSEDGKVVLDIIEAIHAAEKKQADADAYMYSEEKRKLKEKYEKELKDTRARELMYAEEAAILDKELKKEKLKNAAAVRELQEKAEQKLRDELQRKDEETKQQIEKAQELAKAELAAAIAKEKATQIEQIAEANLNIDALCMAFYARSEEARQSHSVHKLALGTLALEHALSSGSPIRSEVELLRKSVEGIDKDSLLELALSSLPEDVLDYGSDTRMELKQKFNSLKETIRHFSLIPAGGGGILTHALARVASSIKIKEDNSGDGIESLINRVESLIVDGDLSTAAEALEGGLHGSEAAEIATEWVKQARKRAIAEQTLALLHACASSTTFSLF